A genomic segment from Nicotiana sylvestris chromosome 1, ASM39365v2, whole genome shotgun sequence encodes:
- the LOC138872616 gene encoding uncharacterized protein, with protein sequence MDHRSLQHLFKQKDINLRQGRWLELLKDYNITILYYPWKVNVVADALSRKVVSMGSLAYIPVGERPLASDVKDLTNQFVSLDVSEPNHVIACTVARSSLFECIGERQYDDPHLLVFRDTMQHGGAKQVTIGDDGFLRMQGCVCVPNIDGLHEYILEEA encoded by the coding sequence atggatcatcggagcttgcagcatttgttcaaacaaaaggatatcaatttgaggcaggggaggtggttagagctattgaaagactataatatcaccatcttgtattatCCCTGGAAGgtcaatgtagtggctgatgccttgagtagaaaggtagtgagtatgggcagccttgcgtacattccagtcggtgagagaccgcttgcatcaGATGTTAAGGACTTGACCAATCAATTCGTGAGTTTGGATGTTTCAGAGCCCAATCATGTTatagcttgtacagtcgctcgaTCTTCATTGTTTGAGTGCATtggggagcggcagtatgatgaccctcatctgCTTGTCTTTAGAGACACAATGCAACATGGAGGTGCTAAGCAGGTTACTATAGGAGATGATGGatttttgaggatgcagggttgtgtttgtgtgcccaatatagatggacTTCATGAGTACATTCTTGAAGAGGCCTAA